The Streptomyces sp. NBC_01268 genome window below encodes:
- a CDS encoding MFS transporter: MTDVDNTGRPDGRAADPAGPAGPASAAERKREQRGWYFYDFACSVYSTSVLTVFLGPYLTSVAKAAADPEGFVHPLGIPVRAGSLFAYAVSASIVVAVLAMPLVGAAADRTGRKKPLLAASAYVGATATTGMFFLDGDRYLLGAFLLIVANASLSVSMVLYNAFLPQIAEPDERDTVSSRGWAFGYTSGALVLVLNLVVYSGHESFGLSEGAAVRICLASAGLWWGAFTLVPLRRLRDRRTDPAERATEGAVGSGWKQLRATLRDMRRHPLTLSFLLAYLIYNDGVQTVISQASVYGSEELNLDQTTLITAVLLVQVLAVAGALGMGRMARSYGAKRTILGSLAVWTAILAAGYFLPADAPVFFYFLAAAIGLVLGGSQALSRSLFSHLVPRGKEAEYFSAYEMSDRGLSWLGPLVFGLAYQLTGSYRDAIISLVIFFAVGFVLLARVPVRQAVAAAGNPVPDRI; encoded by the coding sequence TTGACCGACGTCGACAACACGGGCCGGCCGGACGGCCGTGCCGCCGATCCGGCCGGCCCTGCCGGTCCGGCGAGCGCTGCCGAGCGCAAGCGCGAACAGCGCGGCTGGTACTTCTACGACTTCGCCTGCTCGGTCTACTCGACGAGCGTGCTGACGGTGTTCCTGGGCCCGTACCTGACCTCGGTCGCCAAGGCGGCTGCGGACCCGGAGGGGTTCGTGCACCCACTGGGCATACCCGTGCGGGCCGGCTCCCTCTTCGCGTACGCCGTCTCGGCCTCGATCGTCGTCGCGGTGCTCGCGATGCCGCTGGTGGGCGCGGCGGCGGACCGCACGGGGCGGAAGAAGCCGCTGCTGGCGGCGTCGGCCTACGTGGGCGCGACGGCCACGACGGGGATGTTCTTCCTGGACGGCGACCGCTATCTGCTGGGCGCGTTCCTGCTGATCGTGGCGAACGCCTCGCTGTCGGTGTCGATGGTGCTCTACAACGCCTTTCTGCCGCAGATCGCCGAGCCCGACGAGCGGGACACGGTCTCCTCCCGCGGCTGGGCCTTCGGCTACACCTCCGGCGCGCTGGTCCTGGTGCTGAACCTGGTCGTGTACTCGGGCCACGAGTCCTTCGGCCTGTCCGAGGGGGCCGCGGTGCGCATCTGTCTCGCCTCGGCGGGGCTCTGGTGGGGCGCCTTCACGCTGGTGCCGCTACGGCGCCTGCGCGACCGGCGTACGGATCCGGCCGAGCGCGCGACGGAGGGAGCCGTCGGCAGTGGCTGGAAGCAGCTGCGGGCCACCCTGCGGGACATGCGCCGCCACCCGCTGACGCTCTCCTTCCTGCTCGCCTACCTCATCTACAACGACGGCGTGCAGACGGTGATCTCCCAGGCCTCGGTGTACGGCTCGGAGGAGCTGAACCTCGACCAGACGACGCTGATCACGGCGGTGCTGCTGGTGCAGGTGCTGGCCGTGGCGGGCGCGCTCGGCATGGGCCGGATGGCGCGCTCGTACGGGGCGAAGCGGACGATCCTGGGGTCGCTGGCCGTGTGGACGGCGATCCTGGCGGCGGGATACTTCCTGCCCGCCGACGCGCCCGTCTTCTTCTACTTCCTGGCGGCGGCGATCGGCCTGGTCCTGGGCGGCAGCCAGGCGCTGTCCCGCTCGCTCTTCTCCCATCTGGTGCCGCGCGGCAAGGAGGCGGAGTACTTCTCGGCGTACGAGATGAGCGACCGCGGGCTGAGTTGGCTGGGGCCGTTGGTGTTCGGTCTCGCGTATCAGCTGACCGGGAGCTACCGGGATGCCATCATCTCCCTGGTGATCTTCTTCGCTGTCGGGTTCGTGCTCCTCGCAAGGGTGCCGGTTCGGCAGGCCGTGGCCGCCGCGGGGAACCCCGTACCGGACCGGATTTAG
- the fxsA gene encoding FxsA family membrane protein, with product MTTGATPPLAPKRSRARTFLPLAIAAWLVLEIWLLTVVANAAGGLTVLLLLVGGAVLGATVIKRAGRRAFANLTGTFQKAQEAARTGAVPTEADRTGAEDRNGFLMLGGLLLMIPGLLSDAAGLLLLIPPVRSALGRYAEKAVERRMGAAPQGSLQDAFQQARIHRPDGKVVQGEVIREDAPQGPREPHAPRPPLMP from the coding sequence ATGACGACCGGCGCAACGCCTCCCCTCGCCCCCAAGCGCTCCCGCGCGCGTACGTTCCTCCCGCTGGCCATCGCCGCCTGGCTGGTCCTCGAGATCTGGCTCCTGACGGTGGTCGCGAACGCGGCCGGCGGGCTCACCGTCCTCCTGCTGCTCGTCGGCGGCGCCGTGCTCGGCGCCACCGTGATCAAGCGGGCGGGCCGGCGCGCCTTCGCCAACCTCACCGGGACCTTCCAGAAGGCCCAGGAGGCGGCCCGGACGGGCGCGGTGCCCACGGAGGCCGACCGCACGGGCGCGGAGGACCGCAACGGCTTCCTGATGCTCGGCGGGCTCCTCCTGATGATCCCCGGGCTGCTCTCGGACGCGGCCGGACTGCTGCTCCTGATCCCGCCGGTGCGCTCGGCGCTCGGGCGGTACGCGGAGAAGGCCGTGGAGCGCCGGATGGGCGCCGCTCCCCAGGGAAGCCTCCAGGACGCCTTCCAGCAGGCCCGTATCCACCGGCCGGACGGGAAGGTCGTGCAGGGCGAGGTCATCCGCGAGGACGCGCCCCAGGGGCCGCGGGAGCCCCACGCGCCCCGGCCGCCCCTGATGCCCTGA
- a CDS encoding glycerophosphodiester phosphodiesterase family protein, which translates to MTRVRHPYLDHPAPLPFAHRGGTADGLENTAEAFRRATAAGYRYFETDVHTTADGVLVAFHDSTLDRVTDAGGRIRDLPWAAVREARVAGKEPLPLFEELLEEFPEARWNVDLKTESALGPLVDLIARTGAWDRICVGSFTEGRVARAQRLAGPRLATSFGVKGVLGLRLRSLGIPAALRAGVVAAQVPERQAGVPVVDRRFVREAHARGIQVHVWTVNEADRMHALLDLGVDGIMTDHLETLRGVLTDRGLWV; encoded by the coding sequence GTGACTCGCGTACGCCACCCCTACCTCGACCACCCGGCCCCTCTCCCGTTCGCCCACCGCGGCGGCACGGCGGACGGCCTGGAGAACACCGCGGAGGCGTTCCGGCGCGCGACCGCGGCCGGATACCGCTACTTCGAGACCGATGTGCACACGACGGCGGACGGCGTCCTCGTGGCCTTCCACGACTCGACCCTGGACCGGGTGACCGACGCCGGGGGCCGGATCAGGGACCTGCCGTGGGCGGCGGTCCGGGAGGCCCGCGTGGCCGGCAAGGAGCCGCTGCCCCTCTTCGAGGAGCTCCTGGAGGAGTTCCCCGAGGCGCGCTGGAACGTGGACCTGAAGACGGAGTCCGCCCTCGGGCCGCTGGTGGACCTGATCGCCAGGACCGGCGCCTGGGACCGGATCTGCGTGGGCTCCTTCACCGAGGGCCGGGTCGCGCGGGCCCAGCGGCTGGCCGGGCCGCGGCTGGCCACCTCGTTCGGTGTGAAGGGCGTCCTGGGGCTCCGGCTGCGTTCGCTGGGCATCCCGGCGGCGCTGCGCGCGGGCGTGGTGGCGGCCCAGGTCCCGGAGCGGCAGGCCGGCGTCCCGGTGGTGGACCGCCGCTTCGTGCGCGAGGCGCACGCCCGGGGGATCCAGGTGCACGTCTGGACGGTGAACGAGGCGGACCGGATGCACGCCCTCCTGGACCTTGGCGTGGATGGCATCATGACCGATCATCTGGAGACGCTGCGCGGTGTCCTGACGGACCGCGGACTGTGGGTCTGA
- a CDS encoding polyprenol monophosphomannose synthase encodes MNDGGQRRYGPLGKALVIIPTYNEAENIKPIVARVREAVPEAYVLVADDNSPDGTGKFADEIASEDDHVHVLHRKGKEGLGAAYLAGFRWGIEHGYDVLVEMDADGSHQPEELPRLLTALKGADLVLGSRWVPGGRIVNWPKSREFISRGGSLYSRVMLDVPIRDVTGGYRAFRKETLEGLGLDDVASAGYCFQVDLARRAVAAGFHVVEVPITFVEREIGDSKMSRDILVEALWRVTGWGLSARAQKVGKLLGRRSAS; translated from the coding sequence GTGAACGACGGTGGCCAGAGGCGTTACGGCCCGCTCGGCAAGGCCTTGGTGATCATTCCGACCTACAACGAGGCGGAGAACATCAAGCCGATCGTCGCGCGGGTGCGGGAGGCGGTTCCCGAGGCGTACGTCCTCGTCGCCGACGACAACAGCCCCGACGGCACGGGCAAGTTCGCCGACGAGATCGCCTCCGAGGACGATCACGTCCACGTCCTGCACCGCAAGGGCAAGGAGGGGCTCGGCGCGGCCTACCTCGCGGGCTTCCGCTGGGGCATCGAGCACGGCTACGACGTCCTCGTCGAGATGGACGCCGACGGCTCGCACCAGCCCGAGGAGCTGCCCCGGCTGCTCACCGCCCTCAAGGGCGCCGACCTGGTGCTCGGCTCCCGCTGGGTGCCCGGTGGCCGGATCGTGAACTGGCCGAAGTCCCGCGAGTTCATCTCCCGCGGCGGCAGCCTCTACTCCCGCGTCATGCTCGACGTGCCGATCCGCGACGTCACCGGCGGCTACCGGGCCTTCCGCAAGGAGACCCTGGAGGGCCTCGGCCTCGACGACGTGGCCTCCGCGGGCTACTGCTTCCAGGTCGACCTCGCCCGCCGCGCGGTCGCCGCCGGCTTCCACGTGGTGGAGGTCCCGATCACCTTCGTCGAGCGCGAGATCGGCGACTCCAAGATGAGCCGCGACATCCTCGTCGAGGCGCTGTGGCGGGTCACCGGCTGGGGTCTGAGCGCCCGCGCGCAGAAGGTCGGCAAGCTGCTCGGCCGCAGGTCCGCGAGCTGA
- a CDS encoding SCO1417 family MocR-like transcription factor: protein MAQWTSAVGPAQLARQLQAQQARPAVPGVRKPPAYRALADGIRLLVLEGRVPVAARLPAERELALALTVSRTTVAAAYEALRTEGFLESRRGAGSWTAVPAGNPLPARGLEPLPPESLGSMIDLGCAALPAPEPWLTRGIQGALEELPPYAHTHGDYPAGLPALRQMLADRYTERGIPTMPEQIMVTTGAMGAIDAICHLFAGRGERIAVESPSYANILQLMREAGARLVPVAMAEGLDGWDLGRWRQVLRDAAPRLAYVVADFHNPTGALADEDQRRQLVEAARSAGTVLVVDETMTELFLDDDVTMPRRVCAFDPSGATVLTVGSASKAFWAGMRIGWVRAAPDVIRSLVAARAYADLGTPVLEQLGVNWLMRTGGWEEAVGLRRAQARENRDALVTAVRRELPDWEFEVPKGGLTLWVRTGGLSGSRLAEVGERVGVRVPSGPRFGVDGAFEGYVRLPFTVGGPVADEAAARLAAAARLVEAGAGAGVEAPRSFVA from the coding sequence ATGGCCCAGTGGACTTCGGCGGTGGGGCCCGCGCAGCTCGCCCGGCAGCTCCAGGCGCAGCAGGCCCGGCCCGCCGTGCCCGGCGTCCGCAAGCCGCCCGCCTACCGTGCCCTCGCCGACGGCATCCGGCTCCTCGTCCTGGAGGGCCGGGTCCCGGTCGCCGCCCGGCTGCCCGCCGAGCGGGAACTGGCCCTCGCGCTCACCGTCAGCCGCACCACCGTCGCCGCCGCCTACGAGGCGCTGCGCACCGAGGGCTTCCTGGAGTCCCGGCGCGGTGCCGGAAGCTGGACGGCCGTCCCGGCCGGCAACCCGCTCCCGGCCCGCGGGCTCGAACCGCTGCCCCCGGAGTCGCTCGGCTCCATGATCGACCTGGGCTGCGCGGCGCTGCCCGCGCCCGAGCCCTGGCTCACCCGGGGCATCCAGGGCGCCCTGGAGGAGCTGCCGCCGTACGCGCACACCCACGGCGACTACCCGGCGGGACTGCCCGCGCTGCGGCAGATGCTCGCCGACCGGTACACCGAGCGGGGCATCCCGACCATGCCCGAGCAGATCATGGTCACCACCGGCGCCATGGGCGCCATCGACGCCATCTGCCACCTCTTCGCCGGCCGCGGCGAGCGGATCGCCGTGGAGTCGCCCTCGTACGCCAACATCCTCCAGCTGATGCGGGAGGCGGGCGCCCGGCTGGTTCCCGTCGCCATGGCCGAGGGGCTCGACGGCTGGGACCTGGGCCGCTGGCGCCAGGTGCTGCGGGACGCGGCGCCCCGCCTCGCGTACGTCGTCGCCGACTTCCACAACCCCACCGGCGCCCTCGCCGACGAGGACCAGCGGCGCCAGCTGGTGGAGGCGGCCCGCTCGGCCGGCACCGTGCTGGTGGTCGACGAGACGATGACGGAGCTCTTCCTGGACGACGACGTGACGATGCCGCGGCGGGTCTGCGCCTTCGACCCGTCCGGCGCCACCGTCCTCACCGTCGGCTCGGCGAGCAAGGCGTTCTGGGCGGGCATGCGGATCGGCTGGGTGCGGGCCGCGCCGGACGTGATCCGCTCGCTCGTCGCCGCCCGCGCCTACGCCGACCTCGGCACCCCCGTCCTGGAGCAGCTCGGCGTCAACTGGCTGATGCGCACCGGCGGCTGGGAGGAGGCCGTCGGTCTGCGCCGGGCCCAGGCCCGCGAGAACCGTGACGCCCTGGTGACGGCCGTGCGCAGGGAACTGCCGGACTGGGAGTTCGAGGTGCCCAAGGGCGGCCTGACGCTGTGGGTGCGCACCGGCGGCCTGTCGGGCTCACGCCTCGCGGAGGTCGGGGAGCGGGTCGGCGTCCGGGTGCCGTCGGGGCCGCGCTTCGGGGTGGACGGCGCCTTCGAGGGGTACGTCCGGCTCCCCTTCACGGTCGGCGGCCCGGTCGCCGACGAGGCCGCCGCCCGTCTGGCCGCCGCGGCCCGCCTGGTGGAGGCGGGCGCCGGGGCCGGTGTCGAGGCACCGAGGTCCTTCGTGGCCTAG
- a CDS encoding RNA polymerase-binding protein RbpA: protein MSERALRGTRLVVTSYETDRGIDLAPRQAVEYACEKGHRFEMPFSVEAEIPPEWECKVCGIQALLVDGDGPEEKKGKPARTHWDMLMERRTREELEEVLAERLAVLRSGAMNIAVHPRDSRKSA, encoded by the coding sequence ATGAGTGAGCGAGCTCTTCGCGGCACGCGCCTCGTGGTGACCAGCTACGAGACCGACCGCGGCATCGATCTGGCCCCGCGCCAGGCGGTGGAGTACGCATGCGAGAAGGGGCATCGTTTCGAGATGCCCTTCTCGGTTGAGGCGGAAATTCCGCCGGAGTGGGAATGCAAGGTCTGCGGAATCCAGGCTCTCCTGGTGGACGGGGACGGCCCCGAGGAAAAGAAGGGCAAGCCGGCGCGTACGCACTGGGACATGCTCATGGAGCGGCGTACTCGCGAGGAGCTGGAGGAGGTGCTGGCCGAGAGGCTGGCGGTCCTGCGCTCCGGCGCCATGAACATCGCCGTGCATCCGCGCGACAGCCGGAAGTCCGCCTGA